TGAAGGTAGGTCTGACTGTAGTTGAAAAGGATAGCAAGGTATTTGATCAATGTGGTATATACAATAATACATTTCGGGGTCGAAATACGAGTGAACATGGGACGAACGCTAAAGCGGTCAGGGTATCGACAGCGAAACACTCGAGTTACGGTCTAGGGAAGGATTCCTCCGAGGATACCTCCCAAACCGCCAGAGCCACCACCGAGAACTCCTCCAAGAAGTCCACCTAAAGTTGCATTAAGGATATCACTCAAACCGCCTATACCTCCGTTGCCGCTGACAAGACCACCGAGCAACTGACCAAGGAGGTTTCCGAGGCCACCTAACCCACCAGCACCGGAGCTGGTACCTGATCCTGTTCCGGTCTCGCTACCAGTCTGGCCATTCTGCTGGCCGTCAGTGGTACCGTTTTGACCAGGCTTAGACCCCGAGTCCGTAGTGGAACCCGTTTGACCGGTCGGGTCCGTGCCTGTAGTGGTGCTATTCTGACCAGTCTGCCCAGTCTGCCCGTCTGAAGCGGTACCTGTAGAACCAGTTTGACCCGTCTGCCCGTCGGTAGATGAGCCAGAATCAGAGCCGGTCGGTCCGCCTTCAGTCGTGGTCGAATTGTCACCGGGAGTTGATGTTGGTGTCGATGTTTGATTCTGGGGGTGGAGTTCAACATGTAAGGCACTATCCGTAGAGAAACCCATAAAACAGTACTCACAGTCTGGGTGTCATCAAACCCACAAGCTGAAATTGCCTTCCGTCCGTCCGTGGCGACGTTGTTCAACTGGTTCAAAGCGTCTTCGACACCAGGTTTAATAGTTTTGTCGTCCCTGTGGACGGTTTTTCCTCTTTCAGTAAACCCGATCTAGAACAAGCAATGGGACGctcaacaaaaaaaaaactcacgTTTGGACAGATTGGAGTGCAGCCTGGGCAGCGGAGAAGCCCTTGCTAATTTCATTCTGGGCTTCTGTGGAGGGCGTTTGTTTCTGCATCAGAGACGTTACGAGGGATTTTAGTCCCTCTGTCGCGCCTTTTATTCCGGTTTGTGCAGCTGTCAAGGCAGATGCGACCTTTGGATCGCTGATTGAAAAGGATTGATCAGATGAATAAATTTACCTTTGAAGAGACTTACGCAGGTGTGCCGCCGCTAACGAGTTTGTCTACTGCTTGTGCGGCAGCAGAAATGCTTTGGAGTGTTTGAGTGCTAGCTTGAACACATTCCGTGTTGTTGCTGGTTTGACGAGGGTATAATGGGGCTAAAGAACACAGTGAGTCGTTAGTTGAGCAAGAAGAAAATCTGGAAAGTGTCCGTACCGGCGTGGATTTGTACAGAAGAGATCGCGAATAGTAGCGCGAAGATGCGAGTGGCGAGAATAGCCATGATTTAACAATAGTTTAGACAAGATCAATCAGTGAGCGAGGGGTATGATCCAGCGATGCAAAGACACCAGGTCGATAGAGAGTGACGAATGGAAGGAGTGAACGATTGGGAATACAAGACGATGGAAGAGCACAATCGATGGCAGGGTATTTATACAGCCTTGAAGTTCCGTTGGAGCAAGAACCCCGTTGAGTTTTTGATGGGTGCCATAGTAGcgtttgaagtcaatttggagtGCGTGCGGGTACGAGTAACGCCATCGTTTCTGCCCAAGTGGATATCCCATCATGCCTAATGCCTGAGCGCTGAGCCTCCAGAGTCCAGAGTCCTTCGCTCTCACAGGATTTTATGAAACATAAACACAACATACAGTACTTCTGTTGCGCCGGATTTGTGCACGGGATTCTTTGCAGCCTCCCTGGGCAGAATATTGAATGTTCCAGTCGCCGCGGTCTCGCTTTTCCTTGACCAGAGCCGTAATAATAAATATGTAGTGGAGTAGTTTTGAAATACGATGGAGCGCAAAGCTCTACCGTCTGGAAACCTTGTGGAAACCTGTGGGTATTTGAAGCATGTTGGAGCCAGATGTCGGCATTTTGTATGTAAGGGGAAGGGGACGAGAATGTCTGATTTGCAGAGTCCGAGAGGTAAGGCTCGCAGATCGCTGGAGAATGGTGTCAAAACGACGCTGAAGATGGCCATAGTAGATAGCTATCAGGTCAAGCTGCGTTCCGGTATGAATACTAGAACAAGTCACACCTGAGTAGTGTAATCCTTCTAGAGCACGCACAGCTACTCTCAGTCAACTGTCCGATAGAATCAACCTGTCCATTCACTCCGATTATCCTTGGAAAAGGGTCATGCCGTTCTGATGCGGTCGCGATGTTGACCTCCGCTATGGAGGTGAGAACCATCACAGGAACCGACATACGAAATTCATCCCTGCGTTTAAtggttttggtttggttAAAGTTTTCGCGACTGCTCAAGCGCTCGTGACTGAGCCACGATGCCCGAAGAGACCGAGAACAGCGGACTTGGATCTGCTTTGATATGAATTTGGATGTTGCCATTATAATTACGCTACTCTACAGTCTACAGATGTAACTTCATGTAAGGATGTCGTTGTCTATGTCCGAACGTTGAGGGTCAATCACCACAACACTGTTCAATATTGCCAACATTCGAGGGTGAGCATTTGTGTCCTTCAAAAAAAATACCACAGACTCAATCATTGCTCACCAGACACACCAAGCACGGTCGGTGATGACCGGGACCATCCCCATCCCCGTCCCCACGGGGAACTTGAAGGCTCCCTTCGGTTTCGGAAAGTGGTGCAGAACTGCAAGTTTCAAGGTCAGCTACCTGTCCTATCAGACTAACATGATATAAGGGCTCACATCACAGCCAAAACTAAGGAAGTCGCAATGTAAACAGTAAAAAGGAACGAAGGACTCGAGAATTTCATCGTTCTTGTGGAAAGAATACTCGCTTGCAGCGGGTACGAATAGGAAGGACAGGGGAATTGGGAAGATGAATATGTGTGGCATCGAGTCGGACTTCTTATAATCTCCAAGAACAGCCTCACTGAATAGTCCGAGTCAAGGAGATTTCTTCTTAGTAGTGATACATCGAGGTAATTCCGCTATCTCCACAGTTTCTGGATTAGCATACAGAATCTTTCTGGAGTCGTCCTGGGTTTCACAGCTAGAGTGGTTGAATGCAATTAgggttgacaatgaaacgtTGAACAACGACGGACCGTCGCACATGCCGCCGGGGAATGCCGAATCCGACAGCTGTCCGCCGCCACCTGTTGCCACCGCCACCCCCCGAAAAACGAGTACGTCCTAACAAGAACGAGTTCAAGGACAACTTGCACAAGCTATGTCAAAAAGCGATAAAATTCTGCCACGGATTCCCAGCCTCCGCCACGCCACTAACTCAGGCTTACCCGTGAGAGTGCCTGACCCAGGATTTTCGATCTCTTTGATGGTTGGGTCTGGTGGAAGGAAAAGACTTTCAGCGGTCGGCACCTAGTACCCAAATTTAACCCAAAATCTCGAAAGAGGCGTACAACAACAAGCCCGCAACGGTAAACCTACAAGAAGGTCGATGAACACCGTCGCCGGGAACAATGAGCCAGATCTCAGATACGACTAGCCACGTATCCGTAGAAGATAACGTATTTGAAATACAGTGCCACCTTTCAAGGGATAATAAAAAAGTGGACCGTGTTGACTACTTGAGAGCTGAAGAATCGCCGCGACAGCTGAATGAGTGTTTCAAAATAGATATGTCGCTACATCCGGCGTACTATTTTTTTACATCATAACAAGGGCACTGAGCGAAGGATACACGGACAAAAATAAATCATTGCCCCGAAAAAAACAAGGAATCTATGACGCCGAGTCTTCTACCAATGTACTGCCACGTTTTAGGTCGTTAGAATTGCAAGTCGCGACGAATGCCTTGGATCTCCCAGATGAGTCCCATAACGAGCGTTGGAGATATACAAGGATTATCAACAGCGTCGGATATATACCCTAATCATGACATCAGACAGACCCCGCCTAGGAGAGAATACAGACGTGCCACCAACTGGATACTAGCGGCGGTGAAAATTTGTTGAACTACTTCACCAGCCAAGGTTGGCGGAGGAGATACAAGTCCCAGAACAAGCTGCACAATCTAATAAGGTCATTAGACGAGATATTGCGCATGAAATTCCGGTTTTGATGCTCACCCAGAGTATCGAATAAATAACACCGGATTCAAGAAGCAGAACAAAGATTTTCTCAGTCCGAACTTGGTGTTCACATTTCCTGAGATATCTCGCAACGGCTTGGCGGTAGCACCTACGCATGTGGGGCGGCGTTCCAGAACTAGTCAAGCCATAACAAGTAGAGACACACATACCAGAAATTGTAGCCAATTACAATGGTCCCGGCGATGTTGGTGGCCATCGATAGACTATAGGCAGTGATCTGAATCGAATTGCACGTTCCCGGGTTGATGAGGGGCCAGTCGTAGAGCACGTAACACCCCAAAAACGCAAATGAACACACTGTAACGGGAAGGTTTTATCAGAGAGTTAGTAAGTAAACGAATTTGTTTACGAACTTGTCGTTCCAACGAGTAGCAATAAAGGAATATAAATAAGTTTCCGATTGATCACACACAGCGCCCAAGTCCTCCAGAATACAATCGTATCCCCGATTACGATCTAGATTGGCCATATATCCCGTGATTTAACTCGGAAACATTGAGAGTTGCAAGTCGTCTGACCTCGAAGGGAACAATGACAGTTAACACACTGGCCAGATGTTTGTATTTCTGGGCATACACCGCATGTTTACTGGCGAGAGGCTGTCCAACGTCGTTGACGAGAATATCTTGAATGCCAGCCATGAAAATGGCCATGTTActccaaaaacaaaaacttgCCATGACGAACATCGTCGTAATGGCCAGCAGGAGTCCCATCTTTGCTTTGTTGTTGCCTTCTCTACGGCTAAGTAGTAAAAAACACAAGTGAGTAAACGGtagaaagaaggagaagaaggatatACCATAAAATCACGATACCGACGAAGAACAAAATCACATAAACACCTAAACGAGTTTTCGACATCGGGCAATTGTCACCCTTAGGATGTGAAGGACGCACCATAGAGAAGGCCTGTGACCAGCAAATTAACCAAGCTCAACATCATGCTAATGCCGAGCTCTGAGAGAAATTGTGAGTCAGGGGTGACTGTTGCCATTTCCATGAATGTTCGAAGGTGTTCGAGGGCACAGATTTTAAAATGAAAAACATTCAATTTATACCTGAATAAAAAGTGGGAGGGTCAATCAGGGTCACCAAACGACAGCCACGGTTGTTCCAATTTTTTCTGAGCAGACCCTTGTCTTAGTATGTAACACGTTAATCTGGAGGGAAAAAAAACATCTTCGGTTCCGTCATGATCGTTATTGTGACAAGTGGGGAAATGCGATCTGGCCGTTATTCGTTAGTGCCGGTAGACTAACCACTCCGTCTTTAACGATATGCCATCCTACAGGCATAAACCATCGACCATATCTGACATGAGACGAAAACATGGATTGAGCTTTGAGATCGGGCTAGTGGTTACCGAATATCTGTGATGAGAGGAAGTTCTTCCCATTTGACTGATAAGCTATTCTGGTTTATACTTGAACGCCCTCGAACGCTCCCGAACGCTCTCTGTCTGGAAGTCTAGGTCCGGACTGATGAAGGGTCAATGAGCGGATATAGCAGAGGTAAACCACACTGCGTACCACCATAGGGAAGAAAGAGTTTCCTGTAACTTATAAGCTCGAACGCCCTCAATCAATTACTGGTCCGAAACACCCGATCCGCGCGTACGTGCGCTGACAGAGAAGACAGGAAAAGCTTCTCCTTTAGAACGGAGCACCAGTAGGCTAAGCAGTCCGCAGGGAGTTGTTGGTTTTGAAAAATGGAAATAGCTGCTTGGGCTGTCGGGGGATTACTATGTCACCGCGATAGAGAGGGCCTGGGTGAAGAGATGAATAGATGGAACTAGATAGAGAAAAATCTATGCAATCCACTTCCTTGACCCGCAAGTACGAATACACGAAGTTTGAACAGCGTTCATCCTTGACGGAGTATGTGGGCGTCAGAACGGGCCCATGAAAACAGTGCTGCAAATGCAATCGAGAAACTAAGTTGACGGTCCAATAGTGGTATAACTTGCGCAGGAGGCTCAATTCGAACGCAACGCTATTAATCATAGCTTTTTACAATCCAGTACCAGAAcatagaatccccgtagtcTGTGCTCAGATGAGTTAACAGGTCTAGAGGAACCGAAAGGAAAACATCGAACGAAGGAACACACCTGGGCCTTAGAAATACACAGAAAAACGCTCAACTCCTAAACCCCTTCCTGCCTCCTCCAAAATAACCGCTTTACATCTTCTTCTCTGAGTGCACCCCATTCTTTGCGATATAGCTCGCATTGACAGCAACGAAATGATATCCGACGACGGTGACCATGGCCAGCATTCCGAGGTAATTGGCCAGTGCGTAGAGAGTCTCGTGCGTCATTGTTTCGGTTTCTCTGCAAAAAGACTTGTAGCATGTTAAATTATGGATGTAGAGGAACAACATACGAGTGAACGAATGTGAGCCTTGGTAGGTGGTGGTTGAAGTGTAAATTCTGATTCCGTGGAGATGTCGTGTCGTTGATTCACGCGTTTACATTTGCTTAGTAAGCACGGAGAGGACCGGTTTTGCTCTCAGCCCAGCTCTTGCCCTCAACTCGGATTTTCATTTACTTTCTCAACCATTCGTTAACCCAATATGAGGCCCTCAATAGCACGTCTCGGCGATATGCCTCCTCGTAAGCCTTTACTCGCTACCGTATGTAGACCGTAGACTCACCATTCTTTAAACAGCCCGACATGCCTACGTGAGCTTTTTCATCCCACTTTTTCGCGGTCGACTCGTTATCTTTTACTGAAATCTGCGATTGGGATTGGGATTGGATTTTGTAGCTCAAATGGTGGGGTGACACCCATGGTGCTGGATTGAAGCAGCGTATGACTGAATACAGTGCGTATCGTTTTGATATGTCAATCCGAAGCTGACGATGCCTTCTCTTTATTCCAAATACAGCCCTCTCGCCACTTCAATCAAAAGTCGCACCCAACATGATTCGAAACTATGTTTTCAACTTCTACAGACGTGTTTCTGCTGAGGCAATTTATATTCTCGTTCCGTTTGCTCTTGGTGCGTTCTTGGTTCTGTTTCTGTTGTCGCTTTTGGGGGCTCAAATCCTTTTGTCTAGGCTACGGAATCTATACATGGGGCAACAAACGATATAACTACATCAACAGCAAAGCAGGGCACATCGCTGGGGAACATCATTAAACTTCTCTACGTTTTTTCCGAGAACCGGAGATAGAGGTCCGCGAGTTTCGACCTTCTTTTCCGAAACTGACTGAATCTTTTGGTACTAAGGATCAAACCCGTACATCGTGTTCTCTGCATAGTGTATTACGATTAATCAAGGAAGTAGACGccgtctttttgtcttcagGAGCACAAACCGTTCAGTCTTCACACATGTCATTGCCAGTTTTGATCTTTAGCTGGAGCTTATACGCCTGATTGTTCGACCTTGAATGGGTATTGTTGATATAGCTAAACTTCTCTTGGACGATTCTCTCCCCTTGAGACCGTGAGTTCGGGGCGTTTTGAACAACGGTTCTTACAAGTTGAATCTTGAGGCACTCACGTCGCCATTGGATTGAGTTGACCGTCGTCAGCTGGGAACTCTCCAGGCTTGGGAGAGAAGAAGCGCAAATCGTCCCATCAAGTAGCTAGGCAGTCAGGCTTTGGACTCCAGATCGAGTCGGCTTCATCCTGTGGAATCCAGAGCGATCACTTTCGAGCCCGATTCATTGGGGATGACCTCGTTTGAGATGAAATATCATATTGTGTACTAGATGTGAATTGAGAGTACATTTGAAATCTGGTAGTCATACAGTAGTCTTCTAGGGATACATCGTAAGAGACATAGTCGAAGAAAATGAAGGTGCTTTGAATGGTATTATGCAAAAAGGAGGGGATCGGAGCGAGGAATCAACTCGCAAGTAATAGCGAAGGGCGTGGCAAACTAGGCCAACGTAGGACTAAGGACGTCCAGAAGCGACATTACGCTCTCAAGACAGCCCATATAGTAGCCCCAGCAACAACGGCAAAGAGCGTGACGATAAGAAGCGCGAAAAGGCACCTCCAAGCCCATTTAAGCTCTGCTTGTCGGAGGTGAGATAAGACAGCAGCGCGTTCAGCTTCAGTTTTCTCTGGAAGCCAGGCGTGGGGGGAAGTAGGATCATTGATATCTGAGTCCGGGGCACGTAGAGGGGTGAGGATGATGAGTGCACCCATTATCCAGAAAGGTGGGAATACTAGAGGAGACAAAGGGTAAGGATCGAGGGGAGTCTAGGAAAATGTAAACACGTACGAAACCCAAATTTGAACAGGTATTTGGCGAGCGTCACTGTCTCCGATGATTCTGTGTATTCTGGGGGTTCAATGTATGGTGGTGGTGCGATATCCGGTGAAGAATCGTGATTCAACCCGAGTTCCAAGTCGATATCAGAAGATATAATTCTTCTGTCGTGTCTAGAGTCCGATACAGAGCCTGATGAAAAGGTGTATCCGAAAAAACTATCTGTCGGATTTATGGTAGCCGCTAATTGAGGCTGGGCGATGACTGGTGTAGGGGAAGTAGAAGCGGACATGACAGGAAGTGGTTTTTTGTTGCAGCTGGGGGAATTCTGGGGAATCCATAGTTGGCGTTACCGTTTAAGTATGGAAGCAAAAAGTAGAGCAATCCAGGCTGGAACTCGGGTGTGGGAGCTGAAAATTTCCGTATAAGGAAAATACCTTCGGTAGCAAACAATGACAAGCAATTTTTGCTGCCTTGACAACAACGCAATTATTTCAGAACTACCTGTTCTGGGAATTCTTCTTCCAACCAATTCTGCGGTTTAgacgacatcgtctttgccTTTCCCGGTTTTCGTCCATGTGCACAAACTCCCATTTTCCGACTACACGGACTCACTCCATCTCTCGACGTCCTAGAGTCGGGGTTAGTACTAGTCAACAGAAACATAGGCCCATCAGTGTAAGGCAAGCCACTACTATCAACCCTCGAGCTGTCAGGAAGCTCAGCTATTCCGACACCTACTGTTAGATCCATCACTCTAGACACCAGGACTCGATTTATTTATGCTGGCCTACTTTCCCAAATTGATCACTTTTGGTTCAATCTATAATTTCAATTTTGACTGCGTCGCATTTTTATTCTAGGTATCTATAAAGGCATACAGTGTACCGCGGTTATTTGCGAAGCTTTCCCATGTGAATTCATGAGTGTATATATAGTAAACTTCAGATTCTCATCATTCGTGATATCCCAAGATTCGAATACCAGTCGACAACATTCAAACAAGTGTAGTGTGGGATTAAACATGCCTAAGTTACTGAGTATGTTTCGACCTTTAACCCCATCGTGAATGTACCAGAAGCCCTCGACCAAAAACCAAGAGTACAATGCGAAATTGATAACAGatcaaaaaagaaaaccTGACGCCCGAAGGTACACGTATCCCGACATATGCAATAGTAAGAAGTACAAATGAACTTGTAAGAGGAATCTGAAAAAATCAATGCGACTGCTCGGAAAATCATGGAACATGTATTGAAGATGCAAGCTAAAATCATGTATGTAGCGCGAAGGACAAAGTTATTGTCATGAAGCCGCGGGACTGGGACGACTATGTCGTTTCCGACGTAGATCGGCCTGTTTCAGGATGTTTTTAATCGAAGGTTCGAGGACAGGTTTGGTGAGTACGCTGACAGAGACAACGACGTCAGCATGGATGAAGTCTGTCTCAAAAGAAGTTTGACTTACGCGTCCACCCCAGCTTTCAGATACTCCTCTTGATCTAGACAGAAAATGGCCAGTCAACCTAATCCAAATGATCACAGGAAGGAAGTGAGTTTACTCACCAGGTAGTAACGCATTACCCGTCAACCCTATGACATAGTCCTTCCGTCCCATCTTTCGCAAAATCTCCACCGTCCGTATCCCAGACAACAGGGGCATCTGATTATCCAAAAAAACGACCGCAAATTTGGCCAGCGGTCCGTTATCGACAACAGGCGACTCTGGTGGCTGACTCGTCTCATCGCCAGTCTCGTAAAATACACCCGACTGATTCTCAAAAAAAATCGATTTCATGAGAGACGGTGTGAACTGTGCATCTAAAATCGTCTTTAGAGCAACTTCCCCATTCTCCGCAACGGAGACATGGCAACCGAGTCTGGTCAACATTCGCGCCATCATCATTCTCGTCACTTTGTCATCGTCAACAACGAGAACGGGCAGACCAGGGTCGAACTCGATTGAGGGGGGTGTTGTTGATGAACTTGTACGATCGAAGGCTCTGTCAAAATGCAACATGGAAGAGTGTGCAGTACCGCccagagaggaggaagaaagggaagctTCAATGCTATGGTAACCATGAGGAAGCGGAATGTAATTCGGTCGTCCAGTATGGTTAACTGCTGGGAGAGTTTGCAAAGGGCAGGAAGGGTCAGATACATGCTTGACATCAGAGTCACCGTTCCGTGAAGATGCGCTCTTCGCCAGGTTGTCCAACTCGCAGATTGTATGCGCAGGCGAGTCGGA
Above is a genomic segment from Marasmius oreades isolate 03SP1 chromosome 4, whole genome shotgun sequence containing:
- a CDS encoding uncharacterized protein (BUSCO:EOG09265GSM), translating into MRPSIARLGDMPPPRHAYLKWWGDTHGAGLKQRMTEYTLSPLQSKVAPNMIRNYVFNFYRRVSAEAIYILVPFALGYGIYTWGNKRYNYINSKAGHIAGEHH